The following coding sequences lie in one Nycticebus coucang isolate mNycCou1 chromosome 20, mNycCou1.pri, whole genome shotgun sequence genomic window:
- the LOC128572675 gene encoding sorting nexin-17-like, which translates to MHFSIPETESRSGDSGGSAYVAYNIHVNGVLHCRVRYSQLLGLHEQLRKEYGANVLPAFPPKKLFSLTPAEVEQRREQLEKYMQAVRQDPLLRSSETFNSFLPRAQQETQQVPTEEVSLEVLLSNGQKVLVNVLTSDQTEDVLEAVAAKLDLPDDLIGYFSLFLVREKEDGAFSFVRNLQEFELPYVSVTSLRSQEYKIVLRKSYWDSAYDDDVMENQVGLNLLYAQTVSDIEHGWILVTKEQHRQLKSLQEKVSKKEFLRLAQTLRHYGYLRFDACVADFPDKDCPVVSAGNSELSLQLRLPGQQLREGSFRVTRMRCWRVTSSVPLPTGGTSSPGRGWGEVRLELAFEYLMSKDRLQWVTITSPQAIMMSICLQSMVDELMVKKSGGSIRKMLRRRVGGTLRRSDSQQAVKSPPLLESPDASRESMVKLSSKLSAVSLRGIGSPSTDASASDVHGNFAFEGIGDEDL; encoded by the coding sequence ATgcacttttccattcctgaaaccGAGTCCCGCAGCGGGGACAGCGGCGGCTCCGCCTACGTGGCCTATAACATTCACGTGAATGGAGTCCTGCACTGTCGGGTGCGCTACAGCCAGCTCCTGGGGCTGCACGAGCAGCTTCGGAAGGAGTATGGGGCCAATGTGCTTCCTGCATTCCCCCCAAAGAAGCTTTTCTCTCTGACACCTGCTGAGGTAGAACAGAGGAGGGAGCAGTTAGAGAAGTACATGCAAGCTGTTCGGCAAGACCCATTGCTTAGGAGCAGTGAGACCTTTAACAGTTTCCTGCCTCGAGCACAACAGGAGACACAACAGGTCCCCACAGAAGAGGTCTCCTTGGAAGTGCTACTCAGCAATGGGCAGAAAGTTCTGGTCAATGTGCTAACGTCAGACCAGACTGAGGACGTCCTGGAGGCTGTGGCTGCAAAGCTGGATCTTCCAGATGATTTGATCGGATACTTCAGCCTTTTCCTAGTTCGAGAAAAAGAGGACGGGGCCTTTTCTTTTGTACGGAATTTGCAAGAGTTTGAGCTGCCTTATGTGTCTGTTACCAGTCTTCGTAGTCAAGAGTACAAGATTGTGCTAAGGAAGAGTTATTGGGACTCTGCGTATGACGACGATGTCATGGAGAACCAGGTTGGCCTGAACCTGCTTTATGCTCAGACGGTGTCAGATATTGAACATGGGTGGATCTTGGTCACCAAGGAGCAACATCGGCAACTCAAATCTCTGCAAGAGAAGGTCTCCAAGAAGGAGTTCCTGAGACTGGCCCAGACACTGCGGCACTATGGCTACCTGCGTTTTGATGCTTGTGTAGCTGACTTCCCAGACAAGGACTGTCCCGTAGTAAGTGCAGGCAACAGTGAGCTTAGCCTCCAGCTCCGCCTACCTGGCCAGCAACTCCGTGAAGGCTCCTTCCGGGTCACCCGCATGCGATGCTGGCGGGTCACCTCCTCAGTGCCACTACCCACTGGAGGCACAAGCAGcccaggcaggggctggggtgaGGTGCGCCTGGAACTGGCCTTTGAATACCTCATGAGCAAGGACCGGCTTCAGTGGGTCACCATCACTAGCCCCCAGGCCATCATGATGAGCATCTGCTTGCAATCCATGGTAGATGAACTGATGGTAAAGAAATCTGGCGGCAGTATCAGGAAGATGCTGCGTCGGCGGGTGGGGGGCACTCTGAGACGTTCAGACAGCCAGCAAGCAGTGAAGTCTCCACCACTGCTAGAGTCACCTGATGCCAGCCGGGAGTCTATGGTCAAACTCTCAAGTAAGCTGAGTGCCGTGAGCTTGCGGGGAATTGGCAGTCCCAGCACAGATGCCAGTGCCAGTGACGTCCATGGCAATTTCGCCTTTGAGGGCATTGGAGATGAGGATCTGTAA